One Ammoniphilus sp. CFH 90114 genomic window carries:
- a CDS encoding YqhV family protein, translating to MLEKAIIGMALLRLLSGSIEIFAAMLMIKFNQVEKALIINSSLALVGPLIMIATTTIGLIGITDKISFSKIVWILLGVTCILIGVKSR from the coding sequence ATGCTAGAGAAGGCCATCATTGGGATGGCCCTGCTTAGGTTGTTATCAGGAAGTATCGAAATTTTTGCCGCGATGCTTATGATCAAATTCAACCAGGTCGAAAAAGCTCTTATTATTAATAGTTCCCTCGCTTTAGTGGGGCCATTGATTATGATTGCTACTACCACGATCGGTCTCATAGGGATTACTGACAAAATTTCTTTTAGTAAAATTGTTTGGATTTTGCTCGGTGTCACTTGTATTCTCATTGGTGTTAAGAGCCGTTAA
- a CDS encoding CD1247 N-terminal domain-containing protein, with the protein MDQLHNRLAYLQGMADGLGMTTETKEGRIIIEMMDLMEEMVIQMSSLQNRLDEQDEYIEAIDEDLADVEEYVEAIDEDLDDVEDFLSDVEDILFEEEDDDDDYYELDDEDDEDVIYFDDEEDDDVIYVDSIYDELDEAYDDDDEGYFDIECPNCQELVSVDQDIFEDDMVAEVLCPECHEVILVNDDIEDTEEFENYVIDEA; encoded by the coding sequence ATGGATCAACTACACAATCGTCTTGCTTATTTACAAGGAATGGCTGATGGGTTGGGTATGACGACAGAAACAAAAGAAGGACGCATCATTATTGAAATGATGGATCTTATGGAAGAGATGGTCATACAGATGTCGTCTCTCCAGAATCGCTTAGATGAACAAGATGAATATATCGAAGCGATTGACGAGGACTTGGCTGATGTTGAGGAATATGTGGAAGCAATAGATGAAGATTTAGATGATGTTGAGGATTTCTTGTCCGATGTTGAGGATATTCTCTTCGAAGAAGAGGATGACGACGATGACTATTATGAATTGGATGACGAAGATGATGAGGATGTTATCTACTTTGATGACGAAGAGGACGATGATGTCATATACGTAGACAGCATTTATGATGAGCTCGATGAAGCTTACGATGATGACGATGAGGGCTATTTTGATATCGAATGTCCAAATTGTCAAGAGTTAGTAAGTGTAGATCAAGATATCTTTGAAGATGATATGGTTGCCGAAGTTCTGTGCCCGGAATGTCATGAAGTGATTCTTGTAAATGACGACATTGAGGATACAGAAGAATTTGAGAACTACGTCATTGATGAAGCATAA
- the spoIIIAA gene encoding stage III sporulation protein AA, producing MDPYLLSMMPQQLRELCRKLPEDILLSLEEIRIRKEQPVELIYGQVSRFLCREGTMTSYPAKGWKIPLLELEKMINLISQHSIYALEEELRRGYVTVTGGHRIGIVGKALIEKGEVKTIRDISGLNIRIAREKKGVALPLIPYLLEQQMVLNSLIISPPQCGKTTLLRDLARVLSYGNSYVSGKKVSIVDERSELAGCVGGVPQKDVGPRTDILDACPKAEGIMMLIRSMSPDIIIADEIGRPEDSLAIQEALNAGVAVITSVHGSSLTDINRRPTISRLIGQGVFQRYIFLGRSRGVGTIEKIYNEKFELLNGVAQPC from the coding sequence ATGGACCCTTATCTTCTGTCGATGATGCCCCAGCAATTGAGAGAGCTCTGCCGTAAGCTGCCGGAAGATATTCTTCTGTCATTAGAGGAAATTCGTATTCGCAAGGAACAACCAGTTGAGCTCATTTATGGACAAGTTTCCCGTTTTTTATGCAGGGAGGGGACGATGACGAGTTATCCAGCAAAAGGGTGGAAAATTCCGTTGTTAGAACTAGAAAAGATGATTAATCTCATCAGTCAGCACTCCATCTATGCTCTAGAAGAGGAGCTAAGAAGAGGCTATGTCACAGTAACCGGGGGACACAGAATCGGTATTGTAGGGAAAGCCTTGATTGAAAAAGGGGAAGTAAAGACGATCCGCGATATCTCAGGATTAAATATTCGTATCGCACGAGAAAAGAAAGGGGTGGCTCTTCCGCTTATCCCTTACTTACTTGAACAGCAAATGGTACTGAACTCGCTAATTATATCTCCTCCCCAGTGTGGAAAGACGACTCTACTGCGAGATCTTGCGCGAGTATTGAGTTATGGCAATTCGTATGTGTCGGGGAAGAAAGTTTCCATTGTCGATGAACGTTCAGAGCTCGCTGGTTGTGTAGGGGGAGTTCCGCAAAAGGATGTAGGCCCTAGAACAGATATTCTTGATGCATGTCCAAAAGCGGAAGGGATTATGATGCTTATACGCTCCATGTCACCAGATATCATAATTGCAGATGAGATTGGACGTCCCGAGGACTCCCTGGCTATCCAGGAAGCTTTAAATGCCGGAGTGGCCGTTATCACTTCTGTTCATGGCTCAAGTCTTACGGATATTAATCGCCGTCCAACAATTAGCCGCTTGATAGGACAAGGTGTGTTTCAGCGCTACATCTTTCTTGGACGATCTCGAGGAGTAGGTACTATTGAAAAAATTTATAATGAAAAATTTGAGCTGCTAAACGGGGTGGCACAGCCTTGCTGA
- the spoIIIAB gene encoding stage III sporulation protein SpoIIIAB — MLKLLGASIILFSATMIGFQVAKMYSRRPKEIRRLSVALQLLETEICYGSTTLPLALEHVGKRVQGEIGSIFRQSADYLLKYDGLSTMDCWEMGVEKTWPKTTMRQAEKEILLHLGKVLGKSDRQDQQKHIRLAVMNLKKEEEEARMDQQKYEKMCKSLGVLSGILAVILMY; from the coding sequence TTGCTGAAATTACTGGGTGCCAGCATCATTCTTTTCTCTGCAACCATGATTGGGTTTCAGGTTGCTAAGATGTATTCGAGGCGACCGAAGGAAATCAGACGCCTTAGTGTCGCCCTTCAATTATTGGAGACTGAGATCTGTTATGGATCTACTACGCTTCCTTTGGCGCTTGAGCATGTGGGGAAACGGGTACAAGGAGAAATTGGGAGTATCTTCAGGCAATCTGCTGATTATTTACTGAAGTATGATGGTTTATCTACCATGGATTGCTGGGAAATGGGAGTGGAAAAAACATGGCCCAAGACGACCATGCGCCAAGCTGAGAAAGAGATCCTCCTTCATTTAGGGAAGGTTTTAGGCAAGAGCGATAGACAAGATCAACAAAAGCATATCAGATTAGCTGTTATGAACTTGAAAAAAGAAGAAGAGGAAGCTCGAATGGATCAGCAAAAGTACGAGAAAATGTGTAAGAGCTTAGGCGTATTAAGTGGGATACTCGCAGTCATTTTGATGTACTAG
- the spoIIIAC gene encoding stage III sporulation protein AC gives MPYDINAIFQIAGIGIIVAMIHTVLKQAGKGDWADWITLVGVVIVLYMVATYVNDLFQEIKRVFLFK, from the coding sequence ATGCCGTATGATATCAATGCTATTTTTCAGATTGCAGGTATAGGCATTATTGTGGCCATGATTCATACCGTCTTGAAACAAGCTGGTAAAGGGGATTGGGCTGACTGGATCACATTAGTAGGCGTCGTAATTGTACTCTATATGGTTGCAACCTATGTTAACGATCTTTTCCAAGAGATTAAACGCGTCTTCCTATTCAAGTAG
- the spoIIIAD gene encoding stage III sporulation protein AD: protein MDIIQVVGLGLVATVLTLIVKEQKPLFAFMIALVTGIIIFLFLIGKISEVIRILERMAVQANLNMIYLETILKIIGIAYIAEFGAQITRDAGQGAIASKIELAGKVLILVMAVPIITVIIETVISLFPT, encoded by the coding sequence GTGGACATCATTCAAGTGGTGGGGTTAGGTTTAGTGGCTACGGTTTTAACGTTAATTGTTAAGGAACAAAAGCCGTTATTTGCCTTTATGATTGCCTTGGTTACAGGGATTATTATCTTTTTATTTCTAATTGGCAAGATTTCGGAAGTCATACGAATCCTTGAGCGGATGGCCGTTCAAGCAAATTTAAATATGATTTATTTAGAAACGATCTTAAAAATTATTGGAATAGCCTATATTGCCGAATTTGGAGCGCAGATTACGAGGGACGCTGGCCAAGGAGCAATAGCTTCAAAAATTGAATTAGCAGGTAAAGTGTTGATTCTCGTCATGGCGGTTCCCATCATTACAGTCATCATTGAGACGGTCATTAGTTTATTTCCAACATAA
- the spoIIIAE gene encoding stage III sporulation protein AE — translation MKFYFRLVLMTFFFFIFSVELSQANVQESVIASQVERLDLTQVEEFWKDLMTNYKGYLPGSEHPGIVSLIMSQGDEFSFKQAMEGIVSYFFHELLVNGKLLGTIIIITVFAMILETMQSAFEQNSVSKTAYAISYMVLIILAINSFRIAIGYAGEAISDMVSFMLALMPLVLAMLAAMGNFASVAMFHPLIIFMVNVSGTVISTVIFPLLFLSSVLSIVSSLSDKYKVTQLANLLRNISLGLLGIFLTIFLGIISVQGATSAVADGITVRTAKYVTSNFVPVVGRMFSDATDTVLGASLLVKNAVGVAGVFILIMICAFPAIKIFALALVYNLSAAIMQPLGASPIISCLSTIGKNLMFVFAALATVCLMFFLAVTIIISAANLSIMVR, via the coding sequence ATGAAGTTCTATTTCCGACTCGTTCTCATGACCTTTTTCTTCTTTATCTTCTCAGTTGAACTAAGCCAAGCAAATGTCCAAGAATCTGTCATAGCATCCCAAGTGGAACGGTTGGATTTAACACAGGTTGAAGAGTTCTGGAAAGATTTAATGACAAATTACAAGGGGTATTTACCTGGCAGTGAGCATCCGGGTATTGTGTCCTTGATTATGAGTCAAGGGGATGAATTTTCATTCAAACAGGCGATGGAAGGAATTGTAAGTTACTTCTTTCATGAGTTGCTGGTAAATGGAAAGCTTCTTGGAACGATCATTATTATCACGGTATTCGCTATGATTCTTGAAACAATGCAAAGTGCGTTTGAACAAAATTCAGTCAGCAAGACGGCTTATGCCATTTCTTATATGGTATTGATTATCCTCGCTATTAATAGCTTTCGGATTGCGATCGGTTATGCGGGAGAGGCGATTTCCGATATGGTGAGCTTTATGTTAGCTCTTATGCCTTTGGTATTGGCGATGTTGGCGGCTATGGGGAATTTTGCTTCTGTCGCGATGTTTCACCCTTTAATCATATTTATGGTTAACGTGAGTGGTACGGTTATATCCACCGTTATTTTTCCTCTATTATTTTTATCTTCTGTTTTAAGTATCGTTAGTTCATTATCGGACAAGTATAAGGTTACTCAATTGGCGAATTTACTGCGAAATATTAGTTTAGGACTGTTGGGTATCTTTCTAACGATCTTTCTTGGGATTATATCGGTTCAAGGCGCTACGAGCGCTGTGGCCGATGGAATTACCGTCCGTACAGCAAAGTATGTAACAAGTAATTTTGTACCCGTTGTAGGCCGGATGTTTTCTGATGCTACGGATACGGTGTTAGGTGCTTCATTATTAGTCAAGAATGCGGTAGGGGTTGCTGGAGTATTTATCTTGATTATGATATGCGCTTTCCCGGCGATAAAGATTTTTGCTCTAGCGCTTGTTTACAATCTATCTGCGGCCATTATGCAGCCCTTGGGTGCAAGCCCCATCATTAGCTGTTTATCTACGATTGGAAAGAATCTCATGTTCGTATTTGCCGCCTTAGCCACCGTTTGTTTGATGTTTTTTCTAGCGGTTACCATCATTATCTCAGCAGCCAATCTATCTATTATGGTTCGGTAG
- the spoIIIAF gene encoding stage III sporulation protein AF — MIEALSLWLQKIILVVLIATFLDMLLPNSGMQRYVRLVMGLLILLTIISPVLEVIKKDLTSDKIAMRIMKLTSGSTGEDWEQIKDYSEKLMQQNEQETQDFVRSQLEGLIQAKVEEDYGIRVSSIKVDMAKEKYKQQEYPVISSVQLILDKDLKASRQEDGGNLRIQPIEPVTISVAGESSQKASTVSTSSGLSAAEQKLLNEIANDIAKTWSIDRSQIVAKVEGKQEEG; from the coding sequence ATGATTGAAGCGCTAAGTTTATGGCTTCAGAAAATTATCTTAGTTGTTCTCATCGCTACTTTTTTGGACATGCTGCTTCCTAATTCGGGGATGCAACGTTATGTTCGTCTGGTAATGGGACTGCTTATTCTATTAACTATCATTTCTCCTGTATTAGAGGTAATAAAAAAAGACTTAACAAGCGATAAAATAGCGATGCGAATTATGAAGTTGACATCGGGTTCAACAGGGGAAGATTGGGAGCAGATTAAGGACTACAGCGAGAAATTAATGCAGCAGAATGAGCAAGAGACCCAAGACTTTGTCCGATCGCAATTGGAGGGTTTAATTCAAGCGAAGGTAGAAGAAGACTATGGGATTCGCGTGAGCTCTATAAAAGTGGACATGGCTAAAGAAAAGTACAAGCAACAGGAATATCCTGTGATTTCCTCCGTACAATTAATATTGGACAAAGATTTAAAAGCGTCAAGGCAAGAGGATGGCGGGAATCTGAGGATTCAACCTATCGAGCCTGTGACAATCAGTGTAGCAGGAGAATCTTCTCAGAAGGCGTCCACGGTCTCTACCTCATCTGGGCTCTCTGCCGCAGAGCAGAAGCTGCTAAATGAAATTGCTAACGATATCGCAAAAACTTGGAGTATTGATCGTAGTCAAATTGTAGCTAAGGTAGAAGGGAAACAAGAGGAGGGCTAA
- the spoIIIAG gene encoding stage III sporulation protein AG yields the protein MSKWEWFSKMKEKWGQREEGQKRVNTFQKLVILGGIGAAIMIFSSLDSVKRESAPSTDPEAATNEQAVFSGKVKSNDLSISDYEEIYENQLKGILEEVIGVGEVSVMVNLDSSEEVVIEKDVNARNSITKEVDKEKATRDITDSSRDERVVLVKAEQGEQPIVLKTLKPRVRGVLVVAKGAENMKVKALITDAVQKVLHVEPHKISILPKKG from the coding sequence ATGAGCAAATGGGAATGGTTTTCCAAAATGAAGGAGAAATGGGGTCAGAGAGAGGAGGGGCAAAAGCGTGTAAATACGTTCCAGAAACTAGTCATCCTTGGTGGAATCGGTGCTGCCATCATGATATTTTCTTCGTTAGATAGCGTAAAGAGAGAATCAGCACCCTCGACTGACCCAGAAGCTGCAACCAACGAACAAGCTGTGTTTTCTGGTAAGGTCAAGTCTAATGACCTCTCGATTTCGGATTACGAAGAAATCTACGAGAATCAGCTAAAAGGAATTTTAGAAGAGGTGATTGGAGTAGGGGAAGTATCCGTGATGGTTAATTTAGATTCTAGTGAGGAGGTCGTCATAGAGAAAGATGTGAATGCGAGGAATTCGATTACGAAAGAAGTGGACAAAGAGAAGGCAACAAGGGATATTACCGACTCTTCTCGCGATGAGAGAGTGGTCTTGGTGAAAGCGGAGCAAGGTGAACAGCCGATTGTGCTTAAGACCTTAAAACCGAGAGTGCGAGGGGTGCTAGTTGTAGCGAAGGGAGCGGAGAATATGAAGGTGAAAGCATTGATAACGGATGCTGTTCAGAAAGTCCTTCATGTTGAACCGCATAAAATATCTATTTTACCTAAAAAAGGATAG